The DNA segment CTTTATGCTGATTATCAGGGTAAGGAATACGAAGAGGCTTCGCCCCGCTTTATTAAGGATGCTATTCGTAAGGTGCATCTGAGATTAGTAGAAATGCAGATGCGGGATGAGGTAACGATTATCGCCTCCGGGGGAATAGGATTGGCCGAGCATTTAGCCAAGATAATCATTTGTGGGGCAGATGGCGCGGGGATTGATTTGCCACTTTTAATCGCCCTCGAATGCCGTCTTTGTAAAAGGTGTACTAATAACTTGAGTTGTCCGGTTGAGATGGAAAATATCGATACAAAATGGGCAACTCAACGGATGATAAATCTAATTGGAGCCTGGCATTCGCAGTTAATCGAGGTTATGGGGGCAATGGGTATTCGTGAGGCGCGCAGGCTTCGCGGTGAGGTTGGTCGAGCGATGTTTTTTGAGGATGTAGAAAAAGAGACATTTGGACAGTTGTTTGGAGGGAGACAAAAGGATGGCAAATAATATAGGAATGGAGGTAAAAATAGCACCATCAAGGTTTAGAAACCCGCTTTCAAAGTATATCATTCGCAGAAGCCCGCGATGTACTAAATGCGGCAAGTGCGTTGAGGTCTGCAAGTTTGGTGTCCATCAACGCTCTGGCGTAGCTTTCTGTCGAGCCCAGGAGCATAGATGCATCGGGGAGTCCTGTAATGCCTGCATAGAACAGTGCCCTGAGAAAGCCCTATCCTTAGCGGTTAACCCGTTAACTGCGGTCTTAGGTGATTACCGCTGGACTTCAGACCTGATTCTATCTACATGGTATCAGGCAGAAACAGGTAAACTGCCACCAGTAGGGCTTGAATACAAGGTGGGTAATTCTGGCGGCGGCTTTGATAAACTGCGATTCAAATTCCCAAAAGAGAAGTTTAACCTCAAACCAGAAGAGATTTCTACCTGCATTCCACTTAACCGCAAGGGTGATAATGCCCATCAGATTGAAATAGGCATCCCAATCTATGGTGGAGGAATGTCCTTTGGTTCGGTCAGCCTTTCTACAATGTTAGGTAAGGCTAAAACCGCCAAATTCTGGAATACCTTTACCTGCACAGGTGAAGGTGGGTATCCAGAGGTATTAAACCCGTATGATAACCATGTCATTACTCAAGTTGCTACCGGGTTGTTTGGGGTGCGTGAGCAAACCATTCAACGGGTGCGGATAGTTGAGTTTAAATATGCTCAGGGTGCTAAACCAGGGCTGGGTGGACACCTGCTTGGAGATAAAAATACCCCTGCGGTAGCGGCAATGCGAGAGGCTGTGCCAGGAACATCTTTATTCTCTCCCTTCCCCTTTCATTCGGTTTATTCGGTAGAAGACCATAAAAAGCATGTGGATTGGATAAAGGCAATAAATCCTGCTGTTTTAGTTTCGGTAAAGGTATCTACTCCGACGGATGTAGATATGGTAGCAATAGGAAGTTATTACGCTGATGCCCACATTATCCATTTAGACGGTAGTTATGGCGGAACAGGTGCCGCACCCGATATTGCCAAAAAAAATATTGCTATGCCCATAGAATATGCCATCCCAAAGGTGCACAGGTTTTTGGTAGCTGAGGGTGTCCGTGACAAGGTAACCCTGATGGCTTCAGGAGGAATACGCACCGCTCACGATGTAGCTAAAGCTATTGCTCTGGGTGCAGATGGCGTGATAATTGGAACAGCAGAATTGGTTGCTCTTGAGTGTGTTAGATGCGCTAATTGTGAATCAGGCAGAGGCTGTGTGCGAGGTATTGCTACTACTGACCCGGAATTGTCGGTGATGTTTGATGCAGAATGGGCAGCACAACGAATAAGTAATCTTTTGACTTCCTGGCGTAATCAGCTGGTAGAAATACTTCAACACCTTGGAATGAAAAGTATAACTGAATTAGTCGGTAAAACTGACTGCCTGTATCATATTGATTATGAGGAGAAATAGAAATGACTATTCGCAAGGCTGATGAAGAAGGCGGCTGTGGAGTAGTGGGATTTATCTGCTCTGTGCCGGTTAGCGGCAAACACATCTTTGAGCCATCCATCCAGATGCATAATCGCGGCAATGGCAAAGGTGGTGGTATTGCCGCAGTTGGGTTTAATCCTGATGCCTTAGGGGTTAGTAAAGAGGTGCTTGAGAATAATTACCTCCTTCAGATTGCCCTTTTAGACCCAA comes from the bacterium genome and includes:
- a CDS encoding FMN-binding glutamate synthase family protein → MANNIGMEVKIAPSRFRNPLSKYIIRRSPRCTKCGKCVEVCKFGVHQRSGVAFCRAQEHRCIGESCNACIEQCPEKALSLAVNPLTAVLGDYRWTSDLILSTWYQAETGKLPPVGLEYKVGNSGGGFDKLRFKFPKEKFNLKPEEISTCIPLNRKGDNAHQIEIGIPIYGGGMSFGSVSLSTMLGKAKTAKFWNTFTCTGEGGYPEVLNPYDNHVITQVATGLFGVREQTIQRVRIVEFKYAQGAKPGLGGHLLGDKNTPAVAAMREAVPGTSLFSPFPFHSVYSVEDHKKHVDWIKAINPAVLVSVKVSTPTDVDMVAIGSYYADAHIIHLDGSYGGTGAAPDIAKKNIAMPIEYAIPKVHRFLVAEGVRDKVTLMASGGIRTAHDVAKAIALGADGVIIGTAELVALECVRCANCESGRGCVRGIATTDPELSVMFDAEWAAQRISNLLTSWRNQLVEILQHLGMKSITELVGKTDCLYHIDYEEK